GTTTGATGAAATAAATAGTCACCAAAAGAAAATAGCAGATTACCCTATAGATAAGCAGGACCTTTCTACGCTATTAGGTATAGCGATTTGGTGCGAAATAATTGATAAAAAATTAGCTTTGTACTATCTAAAGAGGGAATAATAGGATGAGTAGTGCAGAAGTATATGGGCTGAAGGACAACCCATTTGAACCAACGGGCGCAGCTGTTGATAAATATCCTTTTGTACCGCCTGCAAACTTCCCAATGTTAGAGCAAAAAATCATAGAGGCAGGTGTTGAAAGGAAACTCTATGCGTTGTTGGTTAATAGTCCCCATGGAGCAGGTAAAAGTACCACAATGGAGTATCTAAAAAAGAAAGCGTCTAATGGCGGTTACCTTTCATATCGGGCGCCTGTCCTGTTGACTAGACTTGCAAATTTATCCATTGAAGACTTCGTCAGAGATGTTCTAAAAGAAGCAACCCCTTTTGGCAAATTGTCGCCAATAGTACCTTCAAAATTTGGAACGACTCCGTCTATGCTTAGAAAGGCACTTGTTGAAACGCTATCACCGATTGCGACAAAACACAAACTAATGCTTTGGATTGTTGATGAATTCGATATTCTGGCAGACCAGCCAGAAAAAGAACAGAGGAGTTTTCTCCAATTTCTAAGAGATGTCGTCGATGATCTTGCGAAGGTAAACGCACCTATCGCCTTCATAATGTCACATACCAAGTATTCATCGAGACAATTTGAAGCTAACTTATCTAAGCAGCATGAACCTTTTAGAAGCAGGCTTGTTGCTTCGTTACCTCTATCTTATAGTTTTCCAGAGGTAAAAAAGATAGTTTTTGAAAGACTTAGAAGCGTTTCAATTTCTACACGGCAAGAAGATGACATCTCTCCATTCTCAGAAGAAGCATTGAAAGCTCTCTATGATTTAATTCTGGCAGTTAGAGGAACAGAGAGTCTCGATAACTTTCGGGTTTTCGAGCGAATATGCCATTTTGCCCTCATCGAAGGCGCAAAAAAAGGGATGAAAACGATCGAAAAGACGCTTGTTCAAGAGCTTTTTAAGGAGTATGGTCTTAAAGAACTGCCAATTAGAGAAGGGCGCAATCTTTCGATTAAAACGTCTCAAGAGATTGTTAACCTTAAGACAAGCGATTTTATGCAAAAACACGAGGCGATTTTACAAGGCGTAGTGAAAGGTATCAGACGCACTAAGTCTTTTGGAGACGAATGCATTAAGAATGTAGAGACCTCATTCTTGGGTTGTGTCAATGAAGGCATCGTTGGAATGAGTTCCTTATCTGCAAATATTATATTGGCTGACAGGTCGATTAGAGTCTTTTTGGTGTTAGCCAGCAGTAAAGAAGGAATACTTCAAGTCACAGAAATAAATGCCATCATGCAAGAGCTTAAGCCTCTAATTAGAGATTTGGAGGTCTATTCACAC
This genomic stretch from Candidatus Bathyarchaeota archaeon harbors:
- a CDS encoding ATP-binding protein — its product is MSSAEVYGLKDNPFEPTGAAVDKYPFVPPANFPMLEQKIIEAGVERKLYALLVNSPHGAGKSTTMEYLKKKASNGGYLSYRAPVLLTRLANLSIEDFVRDVLKEATPFGKLSPIVPSKFGTTPSMLRKALVETLSPIATKHKLMLWIVDEFDILADQPEKEQRSFLQFLRDVVDDLAKVNAPIAFIMSHTKYSSRQFEANLSKQHEPFRSRLVASLPLSYSFPEVKKIVFERLRSVSISTRQEDDISPFSEEALKALYDLILAVRGTESLDNFRVFERICHFALIEGAKKGMKTIEKTLVQELFKEYGLKELPIREGRNLSIKTSQEIVNLKTSDFMQKHEAILQGVVKGIRRTKSFGDECIKNVETSFLGCVNEGIVGMSSLSANIILADRSIRVFLVLASSKEGILQVTEINAIMQELKPLIRDLEVYSHKIILAYVSSIQIPNLSRGDFDQVIWIRDALAEDLMGLSAGVEEDVGVLIKSFESDIAPVLGQLIIRETTDITAQLSAQTMEIIQTLFVISASGEVCTKEALRQDHKRLFMRKTKLPESYVVEAIQSGFIKEQANQLEPTVPKAHNFLLDLLEKGPLDYSFVVKKLGVAGEAIIKSAIDFGLVYLDGGKLSKRRFAEYENSVKSSLDFLRTYNQNAVIRESEIGQLIEWLVSAYDQKKTEQSYALYIILSTIQKLSSSIQAEITKYRQTQVTKPSPLSGAQVAPPIDVHSSVVSVPSSTISASTSLELPQPMGQLIDDIILTTLRKTGPLLLQELDVKVKEQGYQQDVKPAVLRLIYSGKLKVSSG